Below is a window of Labilibaculum sp. DW002 DNA.
TTCAATCTTACTTTCCATTAATTCATGCATCGAACGGCTCACATCTTGAACATCAACATAGCCGGTAATTCCTTTGGTATAGTATTTTAAACCTTTGGCAACCGTACTAAAAAGTTGAGAACTGCCTTTGTTCCATTGCCCTGGTCCCAAAATAATCGATGGATTTACGATTACTGCGCTTAATCCTTCTTCAATGCCACGCCAAACTTCCAGTTCCGAATTAAATTTACTAATCGAATAACCTGATCGTTTTTCTTCAGGACTCCAAGCCGTATTTTCACTTACCGTATCTTCACCTTCTTCCGGAGAACCTAATGCAGCAATAGAACTTACCATGCAAAATTTTCTGATATCAGCATCTAAACAAGCATTTACCAGGTTGCGAGTTCCCTCAATATTAATATCCTGCATGTTTTTATGATCGTCTTTTTTAAAGGAGACCAAAGCAGCACAATGGTAAACATCTTTGATTCCTTTAAGCGCATCTTCCAAAGAAAAAGGATCTAACATATCTCCATCGAACCATTCAATTTTATTAAAAAGCTCATCTGCTTTTTCGGAATAGTAAGCAAAAGTTGTACGTACCATCTCAATGTTGCTGCTCTTGCGTTTCAATGCACGAACCTTTTTTCCTTTCGAAAGCAAATCGAATAGTAAATGTGAGCCAACAAGGCCTGTTCCACCGGTAACTAAAATCATGGAAGATTATTTAAAATAAGTAGTATCCTGTAAGGGATGTAAAGTTAACATCGAAAAGCTATTTCGCCCAATTCAGTTTTATGGTTTGTATCATTTGAGTTGATACGCTCAATGGCACTGGACTGGTTCCGGCTACATTTTCAATAATTTGTTTTTCTTCGGCAGTATAACTTTTATCAGGAAAATTGAACTCTACGATAACTTCCGAAACTCTTCTTGGATCACTCTCCATTATTTTAGTAATGTTCAGCTCAGTTCCTACAATGTCGATATTGTTATCGCGAGCAACAATTCCCATAATGGTCATAATACATGAACCGAATGAGGTTGCCATTAAATCTGTTGGAGAAAAAGCTTCGCCTTTCCCTTGATTATCAATAGGAGCATCGGTATAAATCTTATTTCCCGATTGTAAGTGAATATTTTCTGTTCTTAGATCGCCTAAGTAAGTTGTTTTTACTGTTGTCATGTTGTTTTTGTGTTTAGTGAAAAGTATCAATGTATATTTTGTTTTGTGAATTTACGCTTTACCATTAAACTTACAAATAGCATGATGTGGATAAACACAAAAAAAAATATTTATCTGTCACCTTTTTTTGAGATCAGACTGTTAAAGCTTTATATAAATCAACATAATAATTAAACAAATGAATAGAACAAAAGAGAATATCATATTCGTACTAATTTTTAGTGTGGTTTTTGCGATTGTTACAACAGCTTTTGAATTTTGGATATATGATTGGGTCAAAATTGAGAAAAATATAATTGTAGGTTTAACTGTAAGCATTTTACTTCTTCTTGATAAAATCTATAAATTTTCAGATAAGATAAAACAGAAGCTAACATTTATAAAATAGCTTGTAAATCTTTGCAATTTTCTTTCAAATTAAAACCTAATTAAATTTAAAAATTTCGAATTATAAGCAATCGGAATTCTAGCGAGAACAATCTGCTTTTATGTGTCGATAAAATTGTACTTATACCCTTGATTCTGCAATCACTATGATCATCATGTCTTGTATTTTTTCTATATTTGTGAACTTTTTGACGAATTCTAGATAAATATTACATATAAATGAGCACAAAATTTCCAGATTACAAGAACTTAGATCTTTCACAGATCAATAAAGATGTCTTAAAGGAATGGGAAGAAAACAAGACTTTCGACAAGAGTTTAGAAACTCGTGAAGGAAATCCATCTTTTGTTTTCTATGAGGGACCCCCATCAGCTAACGGTATGCCTGGTATTCACCACGTAATGGCCCGTGCACTTAAAGATATTGTATGTCGTTATAAGACGCTTAAGGGTTTTAAAGTAGACCGTAAAGCAGGTTGGGATACACACGGACTTCCAGTTGAGTTGGGTGTTGAAAAGGAATTGGGTATTACCAAAGAGGATATTGGTAAGAAAATTACCGTTGACGAATATAACGAAGCTTGTAGAACGAACGTGATGAAATATACACGTGAGTGGGAAGATTTGACTTC
It encodes the following:
- a CDS encoding NAD-dependent epimerase/dehydratase family protein, producing the protein MILVTGGTGLVGSHLLFDLLSKGKKVRALKRKSSNIEMVRTTFAYYSEKADELFNKIEWFDGDMLDPFSLEDALKGIKDVYHCAALVSFKKDDHKNMQDINIEGTRNLVNACLDADIRKFCMVSSIAALGSPEEGEDTVSENTAWSPEEKRSGYSISKFNSELEVWRGIEEGLSAVIVNPSIILGPGQWNKGSSQLFSTVAKGLKYYTKGITGYVDVQDVSRSMHELMESKIENERFILNGDNCSFEFIFKTIAKQLGIEGPTRYANKKMTGLAWRVAFLKRIFLFKEPGFTKENARSAHHVKYYSNQKIKEALGFEFIPIEKSIKDTLIHYPIEAKIKKTEK
- a CDS encoding OsmC family protein; amino-acid sequence: MTTVKTTYLGDLRTENIHLQSGNKIYTDAPIDNQGKGEAFSPTDLMATSFGSCIMTIMGIVARDNNIDIVGTELNITKIMESDPRRVSEVIVEFNFPDKSYTAEEKQIIENVAGTSPVPLSVSTQMIQTIKLNWAK